Below is a genomic region from Paraburkholderia sp. BL23I1N1.
AGCGTCGACAGGTCGCCGCTGGCGAACCCCCTGCGCGTGAGTTCCGCCACGCTCACCATCGATTCGATCAGCGCACGTCCCGCGGTGTCAGCGAGTTCCGGCACGCGCGCAAGCACGATGCCGGCCTCTTCCGCGCGCGGCAGATAGTTGAGCGTGGCCACCACGTTCCAGCGGTCCATCTGCGCGTGATTCAGCACCTGCGTGCCGTGATACAAGCCGTTCAGATTTCCCAGTCCCACCGTGTTGGTGGTGGCGAACATGCGAAAATACGGATGCGGATGAATCACACGATTCTGATCGAGCAGCGTGAATTTGCCGTCGCGTTCGAGAATGCGCTGGATCACGAACATCACATCCGGACGCCCCGCGTCGTATTCGTCGAAGATCAGCGCGACCGGGCGCTGCAATGCCCATGGCACGATCCCTTCCTGAAACTCCGTGACCTGCAGATCGTCGCGCACCACGATCGCGTCTTTGCCGACCAGATCGAGGCGGCTGATATGGCCGTCGAGATTGACGCGCACGCACGGCCAGTTGAGGCGGGCCGCAACCTGTTCGATATGCGTCGACTTCCCCGTGCCGTGCAAGCCCTGCACCATCACCCGGCGATCGCGGCTGAAGCCGGCCAGAATGGCCAGCGTCACTTCCGGATTGAAACGGTAGACCTCGTCGATCTCCGGCACGTGGTCGTCGCGCTCGCTGAAAGCGGGCACCATCAGGCTGGAATCGATGCCGAAAACGGTTCGTACTGCCACCATTCTGTCGGGTTTGCCCGTCACGATATCAGTCACTTCATTCTCCTCCCCGCTACGGGGATAGTTGTTCGGCGCCGCCCGTCGTCAACGCGCGGTCGCCATCTCGTCGAAGGGTTTCGTGCGCCGTTCCATCGCTCGCGCCGACCATGCCGAGAGCAGCGCCGACAGAATCACGTAACCGCACACGTACCAGGGCTTGCCGCCGTCGAGCCGCAGCAGCGCCGTCGCGATGATCGGCGTGAGGCCGCTCGCGAAAATGCCCGAGAACTGGTACACGAACGAGATGCCGGTGTAACGCACCTCCGGATCGAACAGTTCGGCGAAGAGCGCGGCTTCCGGACCGTAGACCATCGCGTAGAAGATGCCGAAAGGAATCACCACGCCGAGCCAGACGGCCAGCGTATTGCCGGCCTGCGTCTCCATCAGCCAGAAGGCCGGCAGCACCGAGGCGCCGCAAATCAGCGAGCCCCAGCGATACACGCGCGCGCGTCCCATCCGGTCCGACATCCTGCCGAAGAAAGGGATGAAGAAGCACATCACCATCGCCGCGATCATCACGCCAGTGAGCGCTTCCGTGCGGCTCATCGACAGATGCTGCGTGAGGTAGCCGATCATGAACACCGCGAAGATGTTGAAGAACACGCCGTCGATCCAGCGCGCGCCCATGCCGAGCAGCACCGAACTGCGATAGCGCGTGATCATGTCGACGAACGGGATTTTCACGTCGCGGCGGTTGCGCTTGAGCGCGAGAAACTCGGGCGTCTCCATCACCTTAAGGCGAATGTAGAGACCGAGCACCACGAGCAGCAGCGATGCGGCAAACGCAAGACGCCAGCCCCACGAGAGGAACGCCGCTTCCGGCAACAGCCGGGAAATACCCGCGACAATGCCCGACGCGAGGCACAAGCCAATCGACAAACCGATCTGCGGCAAGCTCGCGTACAGACCGCGCCGGTTCGGCGGCGCATATTCATAGGCCATCAGCACCGCGCCGCCCCACTCGCCACCGAGCCCGATGCCCTGTAATACGCGCAAGGCGAGCAGCAGAATCGGCGCCCAGATGCCGATCTGAGCGAAGGTCGGCACGAAGGCAACTCCCGCGGTCGAAATCCCCATGATGATGAGCGTGCAGATCAACGCGGACTTGCGTCCGACCTTGTCGCCGAAGTGACCGAAGATCACGCCGCCGAGCGGCCGTGTCACGAAGCCGACGGCGAACGTGCCGTAGGCCAGCATGGTCGAGACGAGTGGATCGTGAGCGGGAAAGTAAAGCTTGTTGAACACAATGCCCGCCACGACGCCGTACAGAAAAAAGTCATACCATTCGACCGTCGCTCCAATCACGCTCGCGAATGCAACGCGGCGGATAGCCCGCTTATCGATTGCCATAGCGCCTTCTCCAATGGATGGCCGCGTGCCGTCCGGCAACGCAGCGCTTTTGAGCCCCCGTTTGTCTCCTCCTGGGGCACGAATTTCGCCGCCTGCACGCTGCTGTTATCGACTTCGAATGCAGCGAGTCAGGTCGCGATCGTTTTGCTTCTTGCGTCAATACTGCGCTTCCATGCTCCGTGCTTGCATCTGCCCTGCCGGCCGATCGCTCGCGCGCGCATCCGCGAGGATCATGCTGGACGCCTTCTCGGCGACCATCACGATCGGTACGTTGGTATTGCCCGAGACTAGCGTCGGCATGATCGAGCAATCGACCACCCGCAAGCCTTCCGTGCCATACACACGCAATCGTTCGTCGACCACCGCGCCAGGATCGCTCGCCACACCCATCTTCGCGGTGCCGGACGGATGAAAAATCGTCTGGCCATATTCACGGCAAAAGTGCAGCAGTTCGTCGTCGCTTTGCGCGTCGGGGCCAGGACGCACTTCGCGTTTCATCAGCGATGCCATGGGCTCGGTGGCGGCAACGCGGCGCGCAAAACGCACACCCGCAACCGTCGTGCGGCGGTCAAGATCGGTCGACAGATAATTCGGCTGGATCGACGGCGCGTCGCGCATGTCGCCTGTGCGAATCCGCACGCTGCCGCGCGACTCCGGCCGCAACTGGCAGATCGAATAAGTGCAGCCGGGAAAGACATGAACATCGCCGCCGGCGGTGTCGGCCGAGAGCGTGGAAAAATGGAACTGGATGTCGGGCGTTTTCGCCTCGTCCGGCAACGCGCGGCAGAACATGCCGCCCTGATTGATGCCGACGGCAAGCGGCCCATCGCGAAACAGCGCCCATTGCAGGCCCATCTTCGCGCGGCCCGTCCAGGAGTGCAGCAAGTCGTTCGTCGTGATTGGCCGCGTCACCTCGTAAGTCAGGCGTACTTGCAAATGATCCTGCAAATTCTCGCCGACACCCGCGCGATTCGCGACCACCGGAATACCCAACTCGTTGAGTAATTTTGCCGGCCCGACACCCGACACTTGCAGCAATTGCGGCGACTGCAGTGCGCCCGCCGTCAGCACCACCTCGCGGTGCGCGCGCACTTCGTGAACCTTGCCATGCTGCTCATAACGAATACCCACCGCACGCGTGCCTTCAAAGAGGATTTTCGACGCCAGCGCATCGGTCTCGATCTGCAGATTCGGACGCTTTCGTGCGGGCTTGAGGTAGGCGACAGCGGTCGAACAACGCCAGCCGCGCCGCGTGGTCAGCTGGTAGTAGCCGACCCCTTCCTGATCGCCCTGATTGAAGTCGTCTACCGTTTGGACGCCCAGGCGATTCGACGCAGCGATGAACGCATCCACGAGTACGTGGCGCTGTTTGATCGTAGAGGCCCATAACGGACCGTCCACGCCGCGCGTCGACGATTCGCCAAGCTCGTTGTGTTCGAGCCGCCGGAAGTAAGGCAAGCACTCCTTCCAGCTCCAGCCACAATTGCCGAGCGCCGCCCACTGGTCGTAATCCTCTTTCTGGCCGCGAATGTAGATCAACCCGTTGATGGAACTGCAGCCGCCCAGCGTGCGCCCGCGCGGCCAGTAGAGCTTGCGGTCGTGCATGTTCGGATCCGGGTCGGTGTAAAAGCCCCAGTTGTAGACCGGATGAAACATGGTTTTGCCGTAACCGATCGGGATATGAATCCACAGAAAGCGGTCGGGCGGCCCGGCTTCGAGCAGGCATACCGAGTAGCGGCCATTTTCAGAAAGACGGTTGGCAAGTACACAACCCGCCGATCCCGCGCCGACGACCACGTAGTCGAAACTCCGTACCATTGATGTCTCCGTGCTGCTGCCTTTGCTTTTAAAAACGGATCATTTTGTCTCAATTTATTGGATGGCAGTTTCGACTTCAAGCGATTCCGGTTACGATTGATTAATCCGGTACGAAAACCGACTTTTTCGTTTCACTTTTCGATCGGTCCGCACGCGCTTATCCGGGTTGTCACCGATCTGTTCGGACTGCATCCACCTTCATCCGCCCCGGGAAGGACAATGAGAGACACCACGCATCTCCCCTCGCCTGCTCACGGGCCCGCCGACGACACCCGCGTCCTGCGCGCGCTCAGCGTGCTGGAACAACTTGCGTCCGCCGGACAACCGTCGTCGCTTTCCCAGTTGTCCTTACGTCTGCAGATTCCGAAGGCGACCTTGATGCGCCTGATCGAATCGCTCGAAGCACGCGGTTACGTCACGCACATGCCGGATTCGCGCGGGGCCGATCGCGCCATTGCGCTCGGGCCCCGCGCCGCGCAACTCGCGCTGACCACGCTCGCGAACAGCACGTTTACGCGCGCGTGCCGTTCGTTGCTGCGCACGCTGGTGGAGTCGCTTGGCGAGACCTGCAATCTCACCGTGCTCGACGGCGATACCGTGCTGTACGTCGAGCGCGTCGAGACGAGCGAACCTTTGCGCCTGCATCTGCAACCGGGCACGCGCGTCCCGCTCCATTGCACTGCCAGCGGCAAACTGTTTCTTTCGCAGATGACGCCGGCCGAGCGCGGCGCTGTCATCCGGCGCTTGTCGCTCAAATCAATGACGTATTGCACCCTGACCGATATCGATCTGCTGGAAGCGGAACTCGACCGCCTCGCCATGCGCGGCATCGGTGTCGACAATGAGGAATTCGTCCGCGGCATGGTCGCGGTCGCGGTGCCGGTGCGCGGCATCGAGGACGGCCGCGTGCTCGCGGCGTTGGCCGTTCACGCACCCACGGCGCGTGCCAGCCTTGAGGATCTGCTGAAAGCAGCGCCGAAGCTCAAGGAAGTAGCCTTACGCATCGGACCGCTGCTTCAGCCTGCAACGGCAGCAGCGGTGGCAACGGCGACGGTCTTGTCAAAGTAGCAAGGACGCGCCGCCAACCTCGCATTAACCCGGTGCAGCGGCGATCTCGAACGACCCACCGCTGCAAATCGAACAGCACGCGTTAGACAGGCCTCAATGAGTACGAGGCCGATAGTCCACGAAATCCGCCTCAGCCGAAACACCCCCGCTCTTCCGAGCCCGCCACGCATACGCCACGAGCAACACGCCGAGACTCACCACGCCGAGCCACAGCGGCGTGCGCTGGTCCGGTATGAAGGCCATGGCCACCAGAATGCCGATCATGCCGACGATCGCGAAACAGGTCAGATACGGATAGCACCACATCCTCACACGCAGCATCTCCGGCGCCTCGCGCTCGAGCCGGGCGCGCAGTTTCAGTTGCGACACGGCGATCAGCACGTAGACGAAAATGGCCACGGTTCCGTACGAATTGACAAGGAATGCGAACACTGTGTCGGGCGATACGTAAGACATGACGACCGACACATAGCCGAACAAGGTGCCGATCAGAATGGCACGAACCGGAACACCGCGGCGATTGACCTTGGCGAGCGCAGCCGGCGCATCGCCGTGGCGGGTGAGCGCAAACATCATCCGAGACGCCGCGTAGAGGCCGGAATTGAGCGCGGACAGCACCGCGGTCAGCACGATCGCGTTCATGACATTGGCGGCGGCGGGGATACCCATTGCATCGAGCGCGCTCACATACGGCGTGGCCATGCGCGGCGAATCCCAAGGCACCAGCGCCACTACGAGCAGGATCGAGCCGACGTAGAAAATCAGCACGCGGGTGATCACCGAATTGGTGGCTTTGGCGACCGCCTTGACCGGCTCATGCGCCTCGGCGGCGGCAATGGTGACGATCTCGGCGCCGAAGTAAAAACCCGTCGCCGCGACGGCGCCGCTCAGCACTGGTCCAATCCCCTTCGGCATCAGTCCGCCGTGCGAAAACAGGGTCGGCATCACCGCGGTGGTGTGCAGCGACGCAGGCCACAGACCCAGCACATAGAGCGCGCCAAGGAACAGAAATACGATGATCGCCGCCACCTTGATGGACGCGAACCAGAACTCGAATTCCCCGTAGCTGCCCACCGAGATCAGGTTGGTCGCGGTCAGCACGACCAGCAACACAAGACTGATCGCCCACGCCGGCGTATCCGGCAGCCAGAACTGAACCAGCTTCGCGCCGGCCACCGCCTCGACGGCCACGACGATGACCCAGAAATACCAGTACATCCACCCGGTCAGAAAGCCGGCCAGTTTGCCCGGCCCGCGCTTGCCGGCAAAGGCAAGGCGCGCGTATTCATAAAACGAGCCCACCGCCGGCATGGCGCACGCCATTTCTCCGAGCATGCGCATAACGAGCACGATCAGGCCGCCGGTAATCAGAAACGACAGGACCGCCGCCGGGCCGGCCTGCCGGACCACGACGCCGCTGCCGACAAACAGACCCGCGCCGATCACGCCGCCCAGCGCGATCATGGTCATGTGGCGCTCCTTCAGGCCGGTCTTCAGTTCACTTTTGTTCGATACTTCCATGTCACCTCCACATCCAGTTGATGCCGGCGCCAGTCGTGCGGGGCTGCATGCGCGTTTGCATGCATTCCCGAAACCTGAGCGCCGTCAATTCGGATCGAGCGAGGTCGCTCACGCGCCTCGCTGCTTCGTGTCTTTTCCTATGGCTTAACGCGCAGACCTCTCTGCGCTGCGCAGCGCCGTGCGCGTGACGCTCGACGACTGGCGAATGACGTGCCGCGGGTGGCGCGGCACGCGGAGCGCGTTCAAGGTTTTTCGTCGCGCCGGAAATACAATTGGTAGAGCATCCGTTGCCCGATGCGGCGGAACGGTGCGAACGGATGGCCGGGCAACGGCGACGTGAAGATCGGCAGCGTCTGCTTCGACCCTTTGCCCGCAATCCGTTCAGCGAGGCGGCGCCCCGCCTGCTGGGAATATGACACACCGTTGCCACCGTAGCCCAGTGCGTAAAACACCGACTGCTTCGGATCCGGCTGACACACGCGCGGCATCATGTCGTGGCTTACGTCCACCCAGCCCCACCACGAATAGTCGATCTGGACACCACGCAGAACCGGGAACTTGCGGCCCATCCCTTCGACGAGCAACTCGTAGTGACGCGGATTCGGCGCATCCGCACCGGTGATCGCGCTACGGCTGCCGATCTGCAGCCGGTTGTCCGGCAGGAAGCGATAGTAGAAACGCAAGGTACGTGTATCGGTGAGCACCTGCGTCGTTCGAAAATTGCAGGCGGCGATTTCCTGCTGCGTGAGCGGACGCGTCACCATCGAATTCGACAGGATCGGCATCACACGGCTCGTCAGCGAAGGATGCAGGTCCGGCGCCGTATAAGCGCCGGTCGCGATACCCACGGACCGAGCCCGCACGATGCCGCCCGGCGTGCGCAAATGATGAATGCCGTTGATGGTTTCCCAGCCGATCACCGGGCTCGCCGGATGAACGCGCGCACCCGCTTCGCGCGCCAGCCGCAGATAGCCGTAGGCTAGTTTCAACGCATGAATGCCGATGCCTTCGGGCTCGTGGAGCGCGCCGGCCGCCTCGCAATCGTTGACGTACTCACGGCGCAACGTGGCCTGGTCGATCAGCTCGGACGGGTAGCCAAAAACGTCTTTCCACACTTTGGCCTCGGCGGCGAGTTTGGCCATCATGCGCGGCCGGTGCGCAATCAGAAAGTGGCCGCCGGGTTGCGGATCGCAATCGATTTCCGCTACCAGCGCTTTGAAGTTGTCGAAGCCTTCCTGGATCTCGTCGTGCATTTTCAGCGCGACATCTTTACCCCAACGCTCGATCCATTGTGAACGCGACAGACGTCCCGACGCATTCTGCCCTTGCCCACCGTTGCGGCTGCTGCAGCCCCAACTGGTTTTGTTGGCCTCGAGCACCACCGCCTTGATACCGTGATCGCGCGCGAGACACAGCGCCGTTGCGAGCCCGGTGTACCCCGCGCCGATGATCGCCACGTCCACGTCGATATCTTTCGTGATCGGACCATCGTCGGGCGGCGGCGTGCCGGCGGTCGCGGCCCAGTAGGTGGGTGCGTATTGCTTGCCATGACCGGGTCCCGGCGAGACCAGGGGGTCGTATCTCGGGTCGTACTGCGTTGCGCTGTCCCGCCCTGCGGACAACCCTTCGCCGACCCGTGTGATGACACTTTGCTCCATGTGAAGCTCCTCGTCGGCGTCAAACGTTCTGCTTCGGGCGTTCCTTACGGAACGCGCGCTTGACGGCGATCAGACCGTCGCGGAACTCGAACAGATCGCACCCTTCCGCTTCGATGCGCCAGCCTTCCGCATGCGTCCCCGTGAACACCCACTCGGACACGCCGCGCTCTCCGATGACGTAATGTCGGCCGTCACCCCAATGCGCGTCCGGGAAAGTCCTGAAGACCGTTTCGAATGCTGCGCGCACCGCGTCGCGGCCGACGAAGCGCGCTCCATACACTTCGCTTCCGCCGGCTGCGTCGAACACACAGTCTTCGGTCATGAAGCCCATCAGCGCGTTTGCATCGTGACGGTTGAACGCGTCGGAAAATGCGGCGAGTGTCTCCGCGGTAACCTTCGACGCGGACGTTTCCATTGTGGCCATGCATGTCTCCTGCTTGGTGAATTGGGTGTGACTCGTGAGCTTGCCTAAGCGGCGATCTCTTAGGAAAAGTGTAAGTTTGGTGTCCGCTCGACGGTAGGGCCAGTGCGCTGGTTTCGCCTGGTGCAGCGAGTGTCGGGAACAGGCGGATTGACTGGCCTCGAACCTTTTTTGGGTGCAGGCCGTTGGTGTGCGTGGTGCGCTTCGTGCGACCAGTACGCTTAATTAGCGCCATTGGCACGATGAGCGCGTCACTTGCGCGAGGTGGGTGTTAGTTCAGCGCTTGCGTGCTTTCGAGGCAACGCTTGATCGCATGCTCGTCTTCGTCAGTGAAACGGCCGATCAGGACGATCGTCGATTCGGCCGTTGCGTGGCCCGCGAATGGCGTGATGAGGAAGCGGCCACCCACCACATGAAGTTCCTGCGGCGAGGCATCCTGATCCAGCCAGACGATGCCCTTCGCTCTCAGCAGCGTGGAGGACAGGTCGCGAAGCGCTGCTCTGAGTTTTTTCTGTCCAGCGGGAAGTCCGAGCGGAAAGAAAAACTGCAGATATCCAGATGCCGGTTCGACACGCCCTCCTTCGTGACACCAAGCCCACCCGCGCGGTGGCGAGGCACCACACTCGCGTCGAAGATCAACGCCGGCGGTATCTGCCCATTGACTGCTTCGACCAGAATGGACGTAGTCGCGAGCGACAACACCGCTGCCGTTGCCGCGCCCTTTTCCTGCCCGGTCACGAGGTCGGTCTTGGTGAGCACGAGCGCGGTTGCGCCCGTGATTTGCCGGCGCACAATATCGCCGACGTACGGGTCGAGCAAGGTTGCGCCAATGCGCTCGGCGTCGACCGCGACGATAATCCCAACCAGCCTGAAGGCCCGGTCGAGCAGCCCGATCTGCGCGATTTTCACAGGATCGGAAACGCCGCTCGCTTCGATGATCAACAACTCGGGACGCTCGGGCCGCGCGCTGATTTTCACGAGTGCGTCGACGAGCCGCCCGCCGATCGAGCAGCAGATGCACCCGTTCTCCAGATTGATGACGTCGTCGGTGCGTTCACGGATCAATGCGGCGTCGATATTGATATCGCCGAAATCGTTGACCAGTACCGCTATGCGGCGCTGCCCCGCCATCGACAGCACCTGGTTGAGCATGGTCGTCTTTCCCGCGCCCAGATAACCGCCAAGCACCACCAGCGCAATGGGCGGCGGAGCAGTCGACTGAGCCGCTGCGTTCATTTTTTTGCCGGCGACTGAAACACGCGCCCGCCCAGCACCGTGCCCCACACTTCGACGTCTTTCAGCTGATCCGGCGCGACCTCGGTTGGATCGTCCTCCAGCACGGCGAAGTCCGCGA
It encodes:
- a CDS encoding AAA family ATPase, translated to MTDIVTGKPDRMVAVRTVFGIDSSLMVPAFSERDDHVPEIDEVYRFNPEVTLAILAGFSRDRRVMVQGLHGTGKSTHIEQVAARLNWPCVRVNLDGHISRLDLVGKDAIVVRDDLQVTEFQEGIVPWALQRPVALIFDEYDAGRPDVMFVIQRILERDGKFTLLDQNRVIHPHPYFRMFATTNTVGLGNLNGLYHGTQVLNHAQMDRWNVVATLNYLPRAEEAGIVLARVPELADTAGRALIESMVSVAELTRRGFASGDLSTLMSPRTVINWAENCQIFRDPAMAFRLTFLNKCDEAERPIVAEYFQRCFGVELEVGANANAEGYAAGTR
- a CDS encoding MFS transporter, whose amino-acid sequence is MAIDKRAIRRVAFASVIGATVEWYDFFLYGVVAGIVFNKLYFPAHDPLVSTMLAYGTFAVGFVTRPLGGVIFGHFGDKVGRKSALICTLIIMGISTAGVAFVPTFAQIGIWAPILLLALRVLQGIGLGGEWGGAVLMAYEYAPPNRRGLYASLPQIGLSIGLCLASGIVAGISRLLPEAAFLSWGWRLAFAASLLLVVLGLYIRLKVMETPEFLALKRNRRDVKIPFVDMITRYRSSVLLGMGARWIDGVFFNIFAVFMIGYLTQHLSMSRTEALTGVMIAAMVMCFFIPFFGRMSDRMGRARVYRWGSLICGASVLPAFWLMETQAGNTLAVWLGVVIPFGIFYAMVYGPEAALFAELFDPEVRYTGISFVYQFSGIFASGLTPIIATALLRLDGGKPWYVCGYVILSALLSAWSARAMERRTKPFDEMATAR
- a CDS encoding GMC family oxidoreductase; this encodes MVRSFDYVVVGAGSAGCVLANRLSENGRYSVCLLEAGPPDRFLWIHIPIGYGKTMFHPVYNWGFYTDPDPNMHDRKLYWPRGRTLGGCSSINGLIYIRGQKEDYDQWAALGNCGWSWKECLPYFRRLEHNELGESSTRGVDGPLWASTIKQRHVLVDAFIAASNRLGVQTVDDFNQGDQEGVGYYQLTTRRGWRCSTAVAYLKPARKRPNLQIETDALASKILFEGTRAVGIRYEQHGKVHEVRAHREVVLTAGALQSPQLLQVSGVGPAKLLNELGIPVVANRAGVGENLQDHLQVRLTYEVTRPITTNDLLHSWTGRAKMGLQWALFRDGPLAVGINQGGMFCRALPDEAKTPDIQFHFSTLSADTAGGDVHVFPGCTYSICQLRPESRGSVRIRTGDMRDAPSIQPNYLSTDLDRRTTVAGVRFARRVAATEPMASLMKREVRPGPDAQSDDELLHFCREYGQTIFHPSGTAKMGVASDPGAVVDERLRVYGTEGLRVVDCSIMPTLVSGNTNVPIVMVAEKASSMILADARASDRPAGQMQARSMEAQY
- a CDS encoding IclR family transcriptional regulator, encoding MRDTTHLPSPAHGPADDTRVLRALSVLEQLASAGQPSSLSQLSLRLQIPKATLMRLIESLEARGYVTHMPDSRGADRAIALGPRAAQLALTTLANSTFTRACRSLLRTLVESLGETCNLTVLDGDTVLYVERVETSEPLRLHLQPGTRVPLHCTASGKLFLSQMTPAERGAVIRRLSLKSMTYCTLTDIDLLEAELDRLAMRGIGVDNEEFVRGMVAVAVPVRGIEDGRVLAALAVHAPTARASLEDLLKAAPKLKEVALRIGPLLQPATAAAVATATVLSK
- a CDS encoding amino acid permease, which codes for MEVSNKSELKTGLKERHMTMIALGGVIGAGLFVGSGVVVRQAGPAAVLSFLITGGLIVLVMRMLGEMACAMPAVGSFYEYARLAFAGKRGPGKLAGFLTGWMYWYFWVIVVAVEAVAGAKLVQFWLPDTPAWAISLVLLVVLTATNLISVGSYGEFEFWFASIKVAAIIVFLFLGALYVLGLWPASLHTTAVMPTLFSHGGLMPKGIGPVLSGAVAATGFYFGAEIVTIAAAEAHEPVKAVAKATNSVITRVLIFYVGSILLVVALVPWDSPRMATPYVSALDAMGIPAAANVMNAIVLTAVLSALNSGLYAASRMMFALTRHGDAPAALAKVNRRGVPVRAILIGTLFGYVSVVMSYVSPDTVFAFLVNSYGTVAIFVYVLIAVSQLKLRARLEREAPEMLRVRMWCYPYLTCFAIVGMIGILVAMAFIPDQRTPLWLGVVSLGVLLVAYAWRARKSGGVSAEADFVDYRPRTH
- a CDS encoding FAD-binding oxidoreductase codes for the protein MEQSVITRVGEGLSAGRDSATQYDPRYDPLVSPGPGHGKQYAPTYWAATAGTPPPDDGPITKDIDVDVAIIGAGYTGLATALCLARDHGIKAVVLEANKTSWGCSSRNGGQGQNASGRLSRSQWIERWGKDVALKMHDEIQEGFDNFKALVAEIDCDPQPGGHFLIAHRPRMMAKLAAEAKVWKDVFGYPSELIDQATLRREYVNDCEAAGALHEPEGIGIHALKLAYGYLRLAREAGARVHPASPVIGWETINGIHHLRTPGGIVRARSVGIATGAYTAPDLHPSLTSRVMPILSNSMVTRPLTQQEIAACNFRTTQVLTDTRTLRFYYRFLPDNRLQIGSRSAITGADAPNPRHYELLVEGMGRKFPVLRGVQIDYSWWGWVDVSHDMMPRVCQPDPKQSVFYALGYGGNGVSYSQQAGRRLAERIAGKGSKQTLPIFTSPLPGHPFAPFRRIGQRMLYQLYFRRDEKP
- a CDS encoding nuclear transport factor 2 family protein → MATMETSASKVTAETLAAFSDAFNRHDANALMGFMTEDCVFDAAGGSEVYGARFVGRDAVRAAFETVFRTFPDAHWGDGRHYVIGERGVSEWVFTGTHAEGWRIEAEGCDLFEFRDGLIAVKRAFRKERPKQNV
- a CDS encoding GTP-binding protein, producing the protein MQFFFPLGLPAGQKKLRAALRDLSSTLLRAKGIVWLDQDASPQELHVVGGRFLITPFAGHATAESTIVLIGRFTDEDEHAIKRCLESTQALN
- a CDS encoding GTP-binding protein — its product is MNAAAQSTAPPPIALVVLGGYLGAGKTTMLNQVLSMAGQRRIAVLVNDFGDINIDAALIRERTDDVINLENGCICCSIGGRLVDALVKISARPERPELLIIEASGVSDPVKIAQIGLLDRAFRLVGIIVAVDAERIGATLLDPYVGDIVRRQITGATALVLTKTDLVTGQEKGAATAAVLSLATTSILVEAVNGQIPPALIFDASVVPRHRAGGLGVTKEGVSNRHLDICSFSFRSDFPLDRKNSEQRFATCPPRC